Proteins from a genomic interval of Candidatus Didemnitutus sp.:
- a CDS encoding CocE/NonD family hydrolase, whose translation MRLLHAAGLLVAGVLGFTVSIAQTSPLTPDIPAKFTPPTDAYDYVKRVEMIPMRDGVKLYTVIVVPKGAKRAPILLTRTPYDAANRASRTKSPRLLATLALADEVFAADGYIRVYQDVRGKHGSEGDYVMTRPPRGPLNDSKVDHTTDAWDTIDWLVKNVPESNGRVGMIGSSYEGFTVVMALLDPHPALKVAAPESPMIDGWMGDDWFHYGAFRQVNFDYFTGQLGGKSKGDRAVRGDVDDYDNLRRVGSAGAFARATGIDQLPWWKKLTEHPSYDAFWQEQALDHLLAKIPLKVPTLWLQGLWDQEDIWGAVHAYPVMETKDTDNTKNFLVLGPWFHSQIGRDGSTLGPLRWEGDTALQVRRDIIKPLFDQYLKDNAPRANTPPVFVYNTGENRWEKYDRWPLAGENTELPGTMLFLRENGALSFDGPETKESFDEYVSDPAKPVPYLPRPVKFSDGDAWRRWLVTDQRFVADRPDVLVYQTEPLAAPVHLAGAPVVNLLASTSGTDSDWVVKIIDVFPDEYPSRPEFGGYQLPISLEIFRGRYRESFEKPAALEQGKPLAYTFALPHANHVFQPGHRIMVQIQSTLFPLYDRNPQKFVPNIFLAAPGDYQKATQRIYRGGTSGTFIELPVTPQ comes from the coding sequence ATGAGACTTCTCCACGCCGCCGGCCTGCTCGTCGCAGGCGTCCTTGGGTTCACTGTTTCAATCGCGCAGACCTCGCCGCTCACGCCCGACATTCCGGCGAAATTCACGCCGCCGACCGACGCCTACGATTACGTCAAACGCGTCGAAATGATCCCGATGCGCGACGGCGTGAAACTCTACACGGTGATCGTCGTCCCGAAAGGCGCGAAGCGCGCTCCCATTCTCCTCACGCGCACGCCCTACGACGCAGCCAACCGCGCCAGCCGCACCAAGTCGCCGCGCCTGCTCGCGACGCTCGCTCTCGCCGACGAGGTCTTCGCCGCCGACGGCTACATTCGCGTTTATCAGGACGTGCGCGGCAAGCACGGCTCCGAGGGCGACTACGTCATGACCCGCCCGCCACGCGGCCCGCTCAACGACAGTAAGGTCGACCACACCACCGATGCGTGGGACACGATCGATTGGCTGGTGAAGAACGTCCCCGAGTCCAACGGCCGCGTCGGCATGATCGGCTCATCCTACGAGGGCTTCACCGTGGTGATGGCGCTGCTCGATCCGCATCCGGCGCTGAAAGTCGCCGCGCCCGAGAGCCCGATGATCGACGGCTGGATGGGCGACGATTGGTTTCACTACGGCGCGTTCCGCCAGGTGAACTTCGACTACTTCACCGGCCAACTCGGCGGAAAATCCAAGGGCGATCGCGCCGTGCGTGGCGACGTCGACGATTACGACAACCTGCGCCGAGTCGGCTCGGCCGGAGCGTTCGCGCGCGCGACCGGCATCGATCAGTTGCCGTGGTGGAAAAAGCTGACCGAGCATCCGAGCTACGACGCGTTCTGGCAGGAGCAGGCGCTCGATCATCTCCTTGCCAAGATTCCGCTGAAGGTTCCGACGTTGTGGCTCCAAGGTCTCTGGGATCAGGAGGACATCTGGGGCGCAGTGCACGCGTATCCAGTCATGGAAACCAAAGACACGGACAACACGAAGAACTTCCTCGTGCTCGGTCCGTGGTTTCACAGTCAGATCGGTCGCGACGGCAGCACGCTCGGCCCGCTCCGCTGGGAAGGCGACACGGCGCTGCAAGTGCGCCGCGACATCATCAAGCCGCTCTTCGATCAATACCTGAAGGACAACGCGCCGCGCGCGAACACGCCGCCGGTCTTCGTCTACAACACCGGCGAAAATCGCTGGGAGAAATACGACCGTTGGCCACTCGCCGGCGAGAATACCGAATTGCCGGGAACGATGCTTTTTCTTCGAGAGAATGGTGCGCTCAGCTTCGACGGTCCCGAAACCAAAGAGTCGTTCGACGAATATGTTTCCGATCCCGCGAAGCCGGTCCCGTATCTACCGCGCCCCGTGAAATTCAGCGACGGCGACGCCTGGCGGCGCTGGCTCGTGACGGACCAGCGGTTTGTCGCGGATCGTCCCGATGTGCTCGTTTACCAGACCGAGCCGCTCGCCGCACCGGTGCACCTTGCGGGCGCGCCGGTCGTGAACCTGCTCGCGTCGACCAGCGGCACGGACAGCGATTGGGTCGTGAAGATCATCGACGTTTTCCCGGACGAGTATCCGTCGCGGCCCGAGTTTGGCGGTTATCAGCTGCCGATCTCGCTCGAGATTTTCCGCGGACGCTATCGCGAGAGCTTCGAAAAGCCCGCCGCGCTCGAGCAGGGCAAGCCGCTCGCCTACACGTTCGCGCTGCCGCACGCGAATCACGTCTTCCAACCGGGCCACCGCATCATGGTGCAGATCCAGTCGACGCTGTTTCCGCTCTACGACCGCAACCCGCAGAAGTTCGTCCCGAACATCTTTCTCGCGGCGCCCGGCGATTACCAAAAAGCCACGCAGCGCATCTACCGCGGCGGCACGAGCGGCACGTTCATCGAGTTGCCGGTCACGCCGCAGTAG
- a CDS encoding class I SAM-dependent methyltransferase: MKFQDHFSNQAAVYAQSRPTYPVTFFDELARLAPARGLAWDCGTGNGQAAVALAAHFQRVIATEPSEAQLAAATPHARVVYLRSAELAPTVRDGTVDLVTAAQAAHWFDRAKFYAEVKRVLRPGGVVALWSYWLARVNPEIDAVVDRFYAETTGPYWPPERRHIESRYRDFDFPFAELPFPPCTITREWLADDLVAFLASWSAVDRYRKARGEDPIPAVAAELRARWGDGRRTVTWGMFGRLGRAVA; the protein is encoded by the coding sequence GTGAAGTTTCAGGACCATTTCTCGAATCAGGCGGCCGTCTATGCGCAGTCGCGCCCGACGTATCCGGTGACGTTCTTCGATGAGCTGGCGCGGCTCGCGCCGGCGCGCGGATTGGCTTGGGACTGCGGCACAGGCAACGGGCAGGCCGCGGTCGCGCTGGCCGCGCACTTCCAGCGCGTCATCGCCACCGAGCCGAGCGAGGCGCAACTGGCCGCCGCGACGCCGCACGCGCGCGTGGTTTATCTGCGCAGCGCGGAACTTGCCCCGACGGTGCGCGATGGCACGGTCGATCTCGTCACCGCGGCGCAGGCGGCGCACTGGTTCGACCGCGCGAAATTCTATGCGGAGGTGAAACGCGTGTTGCGCCCCGGAGGCGTGGTGGCGCTGTGGAGCTACTGGCTGGCGCGCGTGAACCCCGAGATCGATGCCGTCGTGGACCGGTTCTATGCGGAGACGACGGGACCCTATTGGCCGCCGGAACGGCGCCACATCGAGAGTCGCTATCGCGATTTCGATTTTCCGTTCGCTGAACTGCCTTTCCCGCCGTGCACGATCACGCGCGAATGGTTGGCGGACGATCTCGTTGCCTTCCTGGCGAGTTGGTCCGCGGTGGATCGTTACCGGAAAGCGCGCGGGGAGGATCCCATTCCGGCTGTGGCCGCGGAGCTACGGGCGCGGTGGGGCGATGGACGGCGGACCGTCACTTGGGGGATGTTCGGGCGACTGGGCCGAGCGGTCGCTTGA
- a CDS encoding PLDc N-terminal domain-containing protein, whose translation MDPALEQAVDTAKHHPWIFGVLPHVLTVLGFLLAFFAIARLVSERKQPGNTFAWLLAIAFVPYVGVPLFLLFGGRKLKRLAATKARLCPVVPGAPPSPAANTFAARVLTLNGACPPVGGNRVEFVASGEDSYRQLERQILEAKHTIHIMTFILGRDIVGRRVVKLLAQRAREGVKVRLLLDSLGCFFTNGSFCDPIRAAGGEVVSFMPMLPLQTRGSANLRNHRKIAVFDHRLAVVGGRNLATEYMGPTPLKRRFRDFGAVIEGPAVSLLEEIFLADWAYASGQTIAALHDEIPPGVPAAVGDSELQIVASGPDVPGDPLYEGILSLVQQAERSVWIVTPYYIPDEVLQRSLMVQARAGIDVRLVVPARSNHPITDLARKHYLRELQQAGVRVQLYGPGMNHAKAILVDGATGLWGSANMDLRSLFVNFEVAAVTYSACDAEHLAAWMRGVFAHCKPMPQAKRPPKFFSTLGEELSRLLAPLL comes from the coding sequence ATGGATCCGGCACTGGAGCAGGCAGTCGACACCGCGAAGCATCACCCGTGGATCTTCGGCGTGTTGCCGCACGTGCTCACCGTGCTCGGCTTCCTGCTGGCGTTCTTCGCCATCGCGCGTCTCGTGAGCGAGCGCAAGCAACCGGGCAACACCTTCGCGTGGCTGCTCGCGATCGCGTTCGTGCCCTACGTCGGCGTGCCGCTGTTTCTGCTCTTCGGCGGCCGGAAACTCAAACGCCTCGCCGCCACCAAGGCGCGCCTCTGCCCGGTCGTGCCCGGCGCGCCGCCCTCCCCCGCCGCGAACACCTTCGCCGCGCGCGTGCTCACGCTCAACGGCGCGTGCCCGCCCGTCGGCGGCAACCGCGTGGAGTTCGTCGCCTCGGGCGAGGATTCCTACCGCCAGCTCGAACGGCAGATCCTCGAGGCCAAGCACACGATCCACATCATGACCTTCATCCTCGGCCGCGATATCGTCGGGCGCCGCGTGGTGAAGCTCCTCGCGCAGCGCGCGCGCGAGGGCGTGAAGGTCCGCCTGCTGCTCGACTCGCTCGGCTGCTTCTTCACCAACGGCTCCTTCTGCGACCCGATTCGCGCGGCCGGCGGCGAGGTCGTGTCGTTCATGCCGATGCTGCCGCTGCAAACGCGCGGCTCGGCCAACCTGCGCAATCACCGGAAAATCGCGGTGTTCGATCACCGGCTCGCCGTCGTCGGCGGGCGCAATCTCGCGACCGAATACATGGGGCCGACGCCGCTGAAGCGCCGCTTCCGCGACTTCGGCGCGGTGATCGAGGGCCCGGCCGTGAGCCTGCTCGAGGAAATTTTCCTCGCCGACTGGGCCTACGCGAGCGGGCAAACGATCGCCGCGCTCCATGACGAAATTCCTCCGGGCGTGCCCGCGGCGGTGGGCGACAGCGAGCTCCAGATCGTCGCCAGCGGCCCCGACGTGCCCGGCGACCCGCTCTACGAAGGCATCCTCTCCCTCGTGCAACAGGCCGAGCGCAGCGTGTGGATCGTCACGCCCTACTACATCCCCGACGAAGTGCTGCAGCGCTCACTCATGGTGCAGGCGCGCGCGGGCATCGACGTCCGCCTCGTGGTCCCGGCGCGTTCGAATCACCCGATCACCGACCTCGCGCGCAAACACTACCTGCGTGAGTTGCAGCAAGCCGGCGTGCGCGTGCAGCTCTACGGTCCGGGCATGAACCACGCGAAAGCGATCCTCGTGGACGGCGCCACCGGCCTCTGGGGTTCGGCCAACATGGACTTGCGCTCGCTCTTCGTGAATTTCGAGGTCGCCGCCGTCACCTACTCGGCCTGTGACGCCGAACATCTCGCCGCTTGGATGCGCGGCGTGTTCGCGCATTGCAAACCGATGCCGCAAGCGAAGCGCCCGCCGAAGTTCTTCTCGACCCTCGGCGAAGAACTCAGCCGCCTGCTCGCCCCGTTGCTCTAG
- a CDS encoding TonB-dependent receptor, giving the protein MKTPSRLGLAFLFAAGGWQLGAQTVAPVTKPLADEETVVLSPFEVQVQKDNGYQATETLAGTRIRTDLKDVGGALSVYTKEFMRDIGATDNSSLLQYTTNAEVAGTRGSYAGLGNGTSMDESGTLRAPGSAQRVRGLAAADNTRDFFITDIPWDSYNVDRIDIQRGPNAILFGLGSPAGIVNATTRNAEFRNKHEAQFRVGSYGSTRSSVDLNQEIIKNVLAVRLDAMWNNEKFQQKPAFQDDRRYYAALRFDPQLFKDRTWHTSLKAKYENGDIKANRPRITPPNDSITPWFRAVDTTSLNGGMGKLAVNNGYEVGAALSAVNPWLSGGNIDQQQPAWFIDGLTNALDRIYGGYVNVGARNNDGTVRGVNDNLIGQRYAQPFFGLTSLSSYAGIANLPGATYGQYRTASLLDPSVFDFYNKLIDGPTKREWENWNAYNIDLSQTAFDDRLGVQFSYDYQKYKRGGEALLGNSDYSSPTLTIDILKNFQDLATNSNFGRPYVLGGPGGGNSYESERKYTRGSLFGELRARDIFDSPFLVKLLGKHRLNGVYSDEKYFAETRRWQMYANNRAWDSYWTRADGNLNGINNRAPVAVIYLGPSVANQSTAAGANIPNIGAPIGLSDGNLYYFNSTWTNPTGVNYNAPWTVPANLQSMFSPTGGPNYDGVTPYSGYTQVSNPANYVGWNTGYQMNLLRYNDGENLGLLRNASKSLRTTKSYAGTWQGFLWNEAIIPTLGWRYDVVKGRNVTANSVASNRAMLNLNETGAASTLPYALPDSATGLNSNQSYSLFKDHSTSGGVVVHLNKLLEKDPLPINVSLSYNKSSNFQVTNTRRDIYGNLIGNPTGTTKDYGVLLSTKDGRYSLRVVKYETGLKNADTQLDAAGLTGTIKNGLNWRNIMLYHMTGYAWSTVTTGSNIRFEWNPAYVNQYGRTVWSQDKVNAGQPAPAGSVLQTDAQSIAQRDASIRAWNEIQKYLADRGYFSAWNYGVGPTTLAKLTDRATYEANPAAYQPDSTSVYDYRNNPALQGFAVTADTESKGYEFELTANPTRNWRVSFNASKTTAIRTNVGGAELDALVAYLTKQIGTATVPGAAGDMIMFNGHFDDPTNVIWNNSTWKNFRSGYTLLKLQENAAASELRKWRYNFVTNYSFTNGLLKGTGVGGSYRWQDKVVIGYPVLADAGGLATFDLSKPYYGPAEKGIDLWVSYERKLTKNIGWKIQANVRNLGNKNGLIPISVQPDGQTWAGVRLQPVEEWFVTNTFTF; this is encoded by the coding sequence ATGAAAACCCCGTCCAGATTAGGCTTGGCCTTCCTGTTTGCCGCAGGCGGCTGGCAGCTCGGAGCACAAACCGTCGCTCCTGTTACGAAACCCCTGGCTGACGAAGAGACCGTGGTCCTTTCGCCGTTCGAGGTTCAGGTGCAGAAGGACAATGGCTATCAAGCGACCGAAACCCTCGCCGGCACGCGCATCCGCACCGATCTGAAGGACGTCGGCGGCGCGCTCTCGGTCTACACGAAGGAATTCATGCGGGACATCGGCGCGACCGACAATTCCTCGCTGCTCCAATACACCACGAACGCCGAAGTCGCCGGCACGCGCGGCAGCTATGCCGGCTTGGGCAACGGCACGAGCATGGACGAGTCCGGCACCTTGCGCGCCCCCGGCAGCGCCCAGCGCGTGCGCGGCCTCGCGGCGGCGGACAACACCCGCGACTTCTTCATCACCGACATTCCGTGGGACTCGTATAACGTCGACCGCATCGACATCCAGCGCGGCCCCAACGCCATCCTCTTCGGCTTGGGCAGCCCGGCCGGCATCGTGAACGCCACGACGCGCAACGCCGAGTTCCGCAACAAACACGAGGCCCAGTTCCGCGTCGGCTCCTACGGCAGCACGCGCAGCTCCGTCGATCTCAATCAGGAGATCATCAAGAACGTGCTCGCGGTCCGCCTCGACGCCATGTGGAACAACGAGAAATTCCAACAGAAGCCGGCGTTCCAGGACGACCGTCGTTACTACGCCGCCCTGCGCTTCGACCCGCAGCTCTTCAAGGATCGCACCTGGCACACCAGCCTGAAGGCGAAGTATGAGAACGGCGACATCAAGGCCAACCGCCCGCGCATCACGCCGCCGAACGACAGCATCACGCCGTGGTTCCGCGCCGTCGACACGACCAGCCTCAACGGCGGCATGGGCAAGCTCGCGGTCAATAACGGCTATGAAGTCGGCGCGGCGCTCTCCGCGGTCAACCCGTGGCTCAGCGGCGGCAACATCGATCAGCAGCAGCCCGCGTGGTTCATCGACGGCCTCACCAATGCGCTCGACCGCATCTACGGCGGCTACGTCAACGTCGGCGCCCGCAACAACGACGGCACCGTCCGCGGCGTGAACGACAACCTCATCGGCCAGCGCTACGCGCAGCCGTTCTTCGGCCTCACCAGCCTGAGTTCCTATGCGGGCATCGCCAACCTCCCCGGCGCGACCTACGGCCAATACCGCACCGCCTCGCTGCTCGATCCCTCCGTCTTCGATTTCTACAACAAACTCATCGACGGCCCGACCAAGCGCGAGTGGGAGAACTGGAACGCCTACAACATCGACCTCTCGCAGACCGCATTCGACGACCGCCTCGGCGTGCAGTTCAGCTACGACTACCAGAAATACAAGCGCGGCGGCGAGGCCCTCCTCGGCAATAGCGATTACAGCAGCCCGACGCTCACGATCGACATCCTGAAAAACTTCCAGGATCTCGCCACCAACTCGAACTTCGGCCGCCCCTACGTGCTCGGCGGCCCCGGCGGCGGCAACTCCTACGAAAGCGAACGCAAATACACTCGCGGCTCCCTCTTCGGCGAACTCCGCGCACGCGACATCTTCGACAGCCCCTTCCTCGTGAAGCTGCTCGGCAAGCACCGCCTCAACGGCGTCTACAGCGACGAAAAATACTTCGCCGAAACCCGCCGCTGGCAGATGTATGCCAACAACCGCGCCTGGGACAGCTACTGGACCCGCGCCGACGGCAATCTCAACGGCATCAATAACCGCGCCCCCGTCGCCGTCATTTACCTCGGGCCCTCCGTCGCCAATCAGTCGACCGCCGCCGGCGCGAACATCCCGAACATCGGCGCGCCGATCGGTCTGTCCGACGGCAACCTCTATTATTTCAACTCCACCTGGACCAACCCGACCGGCGTGAACTACAACGCGCCCTGGACCGTCCCCGCGAACCTCCAGTCGATGTTCAGTCCCACCGGCGGCCCGAACTACGACGGCGTCACGCCTTACTCCGGCTACACGCAGGTGTCGAATCCCGCCAACTACGTCGGCTGGAACACGGGCTACCAGATGAATCTCCTGCGCTATAACGACGGCGAAAATCTCGGCCTGCTCCGCAACGCCTCCAAGAGCCTGCGCACGACCAAGTCCTACGCCGGCACCTGGCAGGGTTTCCTCTGGAACGAGGCCATCATCCCGACGCTCGGCTGGCGCTACGACGTCGTCAAAGGCCGCAACGTCACCGCCAACTCCGTCGCGAGCAACCGCGCCATGCTCAACCTCAACGAGACCGGCGCCGCGAGCACGCTGCCCTACGCGCTGCCCGACAGCGCCACCGGCCTGAACAGCAACCAGTCCTACTCCCTCTTCAAGGACCACTCGACTTCGGGCGGCGTCGTCGTGCACCTCAACAAGCTCCTCGAGAAGGACCCGCTGCCGATCAACGTCAGCCTCTCCTACAACAAATCGAGCAACTTCCAGGTCACGAACACCCGCCGCGACATCTACGGCAACCTGATCGGCAATCCCACCGGCACGACCAAGGACTACGGCGTGCTGCTCTCCACCAAGGACGGCCGCTACTCGCTCCGCGTCGTGAAATACGAGACCGGCCTCAAGAACGCCGACACGCAGCTCGATGCCGCCGGCCTCACCGGCACGATCAAGAACGGCCTGAACTGGCGTAACATCATGCTCTATCACATGACCGGTTACGCGTGGTCCACCGTCACGACCGGCTCCAACATCCGCTTCGAGTGGAATCCCGCCTACGTGAACCAATACGGCCGCACCGTTTGGTCGCAGGACAAGGTCAACGCCGGTCAGCCCGCCCCCGCCGGCTCCGTGCTGCAGACCGACGCCCAGTCGATCGCCCAGCGCGACGCCTCGATCCGCGCCTGGAACGAGATTCAAAAATACCTCGCCGACCGCGGCTACTTCTCCGCGTGGAACTACGGCGTCGGGCCCACCACGCTGGCCAAGCTCACGGACCGCGCCACCTACGAGGCGAACCCCGCCGCTTACCAGCCCGACTCCACCAGCGTCTACGACTACCGCAATAATCCCGCGCTGCAGGGCTTCGCGGTCACGGCCGACACGGAGTCGAAAGGCTATGAATTCGAACTCACCGCCAATCCCACCCGGAACTGGCGCGTCAGCTTCAACGCCTCCAAGACCACCGCCATCCGCACCAACGTCGGCGGCGCCGAACTCGACGCCCTCGTCGCCTACCTGACGAAGCAGATCGGCACCGCCACCGTCCCCGGCGCGGCCGGCGACATGATCATGTTCAACGGCCACTTCGACGACCCCACCAACGTGATCTGGAACAACAGCACATGGAAAAACTTCCGCTCCGGCTACACGCTGCTGAAGCTCCAGGAAAACGCCGCCGCCTCCGAACTCCGCAAATGGCGCTACAACTTCGTCACGAACTACTCGTTCACCAACGGCCTGCTCAAGGGCACCGGCGTCGGCGGCAGCTATCGCTGGCAGGACAAGGTCGTCATCGGCTACCCGGTGCTCGCCGACGCGGGCGGCCTCGCCACCTTCGACCTGAGCAAGCCCTACTACGGCCCCGCCGAAAAGGGCATCGATCTCTGGGTCAGCTACGAACGCAAGCTCACCAAGAACATCGGCTGGAAGATCCAGGCCAACGTCCGCAACCTCGGAAACAAGAACGGACTCATCCCGATCTCCGTCCAACCCGATGGCCAGACCTGGGCCGGCGTCCGCCTGCAGCCCGTCGAAGAATGGTTCGTTACCAACACATTCACCTTCTGA
- a CDS encoding SGNH/GDSL hydrolase family protein — protein MSALAKSRRLALWLFVGCVLWPFAVATHAEPRWIGTWATAPIPERPGQDTPTLAAATFRQNIHISLGGRTVRLRLSNAFGATPLRLAGVHLALAAPGGAIQPGTDRAVKFAGQDAVTIPAGAPLVSDPLDFPLPPQADVSISIHFAAELPDTLTAHPGSRTTSFLQPGDALATVTLPDARKVERWYFINGLDVLVDAPATSALAILGDSITDGRGTTTDANNRWPDEFVRRYQAQPGLPPLGVLNLGIGGNALVRGGIGPNILARFDRDVLAQSGVRWLLVFAGINDLGGRVSARKEHREFASISDLVAGYQQVITRAHSRNLRVVGATITPYQGADFYWTPDGEADRQKINEWIRHSGAFDAVADFDVAVRDPERPTRLRPEFDSGDHLHLSPAGYARLGEALAPNLFSP, from the coding sequence ATGTCCGCCCTCGCGAAAAGCCGCCGCCTTGCTCTCTGGCTTTTCGTTGGCTGCGTCCTGTGGCCATTCGCGGTGGCGACGCACGCCGAGCCGCGCTGGATCGGCACCTGGGCCACCGCCCCGATTCCCGAGCGGCCGGGCCAGGACACGCCCACGCTGGCCGCCGCGACCTTCCGCCAAAACATCCACATTTCGCTCGGCGGCCGCACGGTGCGCTTGCGCCTCTCGAATGCGTTCGGCGCCACGCCGCTCCGCCTCGCCGGTGTGCACCTCGCGCTCGCCGCGCCCGGCGGCGCCATCCAACCCGGCACCGATCGCGCCGTGAAATTCGCCGGACAGGACGCGGTGACGATTCCCGCCGGCGCTCCGCTCGTGTCGGACCCGCTCGATTTCCCGCTCCCGCCGCAAGCCGACGTCTCGATCTCGATTCACTTCGCCGCGGAGCTCCCCGATACGCTCACCGCCCACCCGGGCTCGCGCACCACGTCGTTCCTGCAACCGGGCGACGCACTCGCCACCGTGACGCTGCCCGACGCGCGGAAGGTCGAGCGCTGGTATTTCATCAACGGTCTCGACGTGCTCGTCGACGCGCCCGCAACCTCCGCGCTCGCCATCCTCGGCGACTCGATCACCGACGGACGCGGCACCACGACCGACGCCAACAATCGCTGGCCCGACGAGTTCGTGCGCCGCTACCAGGCGCAGCCCGGTCTGCCTCCGCTCGGCGTGCTCAATCTCGGCATCGGTGGCAACGCCCTCGTGCGCGGCGGCATCGGCCCGAACATCCTCGCACGATTCGATCGCGACGTCCTCGCCCAAAGCGGCGTGCGCTGGCTGCTCGTTTTCGCCGGCATCAACGATCTCGGCGGTCGCGTCAGCGCACGCAAGGAGCACCGCGAGTTTGCGTCCATTTCCGACCTGGTCGCCGGTTACCAACAGGTGATCACTCGTGCGCACAGCCGCAATCTCCGCGTCGTCGGCGCGACGATCACGCCCTATCAAGGCGCGGATTTCTATTGGACGCCCGACGGCGAAGCCGACCGCCAGAAGATCAACGAGTGGATCCGCCACAGCGGCGCGTTCGATGCGGTGGCCGACTTCGACGTCGCAGTCCGCGATCCGGAGCGCCCGACGCGCCTCCGGCCGGAGTTCGACAGCGGCGATCACCTCCATCTTTCCCCGGCGGGCTACGCGCGCCTCGGCGAAGCGCTTGCTCCTAATCTCTTTTCTCCCTGA